Proteins encoded by one window of Arachis ipaensis cultivar K30076 chromosome B04, Araip1.1, whole genome shotgun sequence:
- the LOC107635350 gene encoding pentatricopeptide repeat-containing protein At1g74630-like, translated as MQNGILASTLAHMAETCTSMRDLKVLHARAFCASLHHHPLVLAKLFRFAAVSPFGDLSYAHRMFDHMPQPTTTFFYNLLIRGHSNTTSIPLYPTYFFNLMRQKGIFPDGFSFTFLLKSTSKTNLLPSSVHGAVLKAGFCCHLYVQNALLHAYAAKGMSLTTRRVFEEALRVGLEVDVVSWSGLLVAHARAGELEIARRVFDEMPERDVVSWTTMLSAYSQAKLPQEALELFWEMRHTEVRPDEVTMVSVISACTNSGDIETGRMVHEYIEQNGFMWMVALCNSLIDMYGKCGCLEMAWHVFNGMRRRSLITWNTMISTCANHGNADDAFGLFEWMIRSGVVPDGVTLLALLVAYTHKGLVDEGIRLFESMKREYRIEPRIEHYGAMVDMLGRSGRLQEAYDLLTSIPIPCNDVIWGALLGACRIHGDVEIAEKVIKKLLELKPDEGGYYILLRDIYVAAGRPVEANEMREAMLASGARKTPGCSWVDA; from the coding sequence ATGCAAAATGGCATACTTGCATCAACACTTGCCCACATGGCAGAAACCTGCACTTCCATGCGAGACCTCAAGGTCCTCCATGCCCGCGCCTTCTGCGCCTCCCTCCATCACCATCCCCTCGTCCTTGCCAAGCTCTTCCGCTTCGCTGCAGTGTCGCCCTTCGGGGACTTGTCCTATGCCCACCGCATGTTTGATCATATGCCTCAACCAACCACCACCTTCTTCTACAACCTTCTGATCCGTGGCCACTCCAACACCACTTCCATCCCTTTGTATCCCACCTATTTTTTTAACCTTATGCGCCAAAAGGGTATCTTTCCAGATGGGTTTTCCTTCACCTTCTTGCTTAAATCCACCTCCAAGACCAACCTCCTTCCTAGTTCAGTACACGGTGCCGTTTTGAAGGCCGGATTTTGCTGCCACCTTTATGTGCAGAATGCATTGTTACATGCTTATGCAGCAAAGGGGATGAGTTTGACGACAAGGAGGGTGTTTGAGGAGGCTTTAAGAGTGGGATTAGAGGTTGATGTTGTATCCTGGTCAGGCTTACTTGTAGCACACGCAAGAGCAGGGGAGCTAGAAATTGCGCGAcgggtgtttgatgaaatgcctgaGAGGGATGTAGTCTCGTGGACCACAATGTTATCCGCGTATTCCCAGGCCAAGCTTCCACAGGAAGCGTTGGAGTTGTTTTGGGAGATGAGGCATACTGAGGTGAGGCCGGATGAGGTTACCATGGTGAGCGTGATCTCGGCTTGCACAAATTCGGGAGACATAGAGACAGGGAGGATGGTGCATGAGTACATAGAGCAGAATGGGTTTATGTGGATGGTTGCACTCTGCAATTCCCTGATCGATATGTATGGGAAGTGTGGATGCTTGGAGATGGCGTGGCATGTATTCAACGGCATGAGGAGGAGAAGCTTGATCACATGGAACACAATGATTTCTACGTGCGCAAACCATGGTAATGCCGATGATGCATTTGGGTTGTTTGAGTGGATGATTCGTTCTGGGGTTGTGCCAGATGGGGTGACACTTCTGGCGCTTTTAGTTGCATATACTCATAAGGGTTTGGTTGATGAAGGGATTAGGCTGTTTGAGAGCATGAAAAGAGAGTATCGAATTGAACCAAGGATTGAGCACTACGGTGCCATGGTGGATATGCTGGGACGTTCCGGGAGGCTACAGGAGGCATATGATCTCCTTACAAGCATTCCTATTCCCTGCAATGATGTGATTTGGGGAGCACTGCTTGGTGCTTGCAGGATTCATGGTGATGTAGAAATAGCAGAGAAGGTTATAAAGAAATTATTGGAGTTGAAGCCGGATGAAGGGGGATACTATATTCTTCTCCGTGACATCTATGTTGCTGCCGGCCGACCGGTTGAAGCGAACGAGATGAGGGAAGCCATGTTAGCCAGTGGAGCAAGAAAAACTCCTGGCTGTAGTTGGGTGGATGCATGA
- the LOC107635351 gene encoding cystathionine gamma-synthase 1, chloroplastic isoform X2: MAIHAAERLGRGIVTDAITTPVVNTSAYFFKKTADLIDFKEKRQFSFEYGRYGNPTTIVLEEKLSALEGAESTLIMASGMCASTVLLMALVPAGGHLVTTTDCYRKTRIFIETVLPKMGIKASVIDPADVAALESALEENNVSLFFTESPTNPFLRCVDIKLVSEICHKKGALVCIDGTFATPLNQKALSLGADLVLHSATKYIGGHNDVLGGYISGPDKLVSQVRTLHHVLGGTLNPNAAYLFIRGLKTLHLRVQQQNSTAFRMAKILEEHPKVKHVYYPGLPSHPEHQLAMRQMTGFGGVVSFEIDGDLITTIKFVDALKIPYIAPSFGGCESIVDQPAIMSYWDLPQSERAKYGINDNLVRFSFGVEDFEDLKADVLQALEAI; this comes from the exons AT GGCGATTCATGCCG CTGAAAGATTAGGTAGGGGTATTGTAACTGATGCAATTACCACCCCTGTGGTGAACACTTCTGCTTACTTCTTTAAGAAAACCGCTGATCTCATTGATTTCAAG GAGAAACGCCAATTTAGTTTTGAATATGGGCGATATGGAAATCCGACAACAATAGTTTTAGAGGAGAAGTTAAG TGCACTGGAGGGGGCCGAATCAACTTTGATAATGGCGTCTGGGATGTGTGCAAGCACAGTTTTGTTGATGGCACTAGTTCCAGCTGGGGGACATCTTGTGACCACTACGGATTGTTACAGGAAGACTAGAATATTCATTGAGACTGTGCTTCCAAAGATGGGAATCAAG GCATCTGTTATAGATCCAGCAGATGTTGCAGCCTTGGAATCTGCATTGGAGGAGAACAAT GTGTCTCTATTCTTCACCGAGTCTCCTACCAATCCTTTCCTCAGATGTGTTGATATTAAGCTGGTTTCTGAGATTTGTCACAAAAAAGGGGCTTTGGTCTGCATTGATGGTACATTTGCAACACCTTTGAACCAGAAGGCCCTTTCCCTTGGTGCTGATCTTGTTTTGCACTCTGCAACAAAGTACATTGGGGGTCATAATGAT GTCCTTGGTGGTTACATTAGTGGTCCAGATAAGTTGGTTTCACAAGTTCGTACTTTGCATCATGTTTTGGGTGGTACTCTTAATCCG AATGCTGCATACCTATTCATTAGAGGCTTGAAAACCCTGCATCTTCGTGTACAGCAGCAGAATTCAACAGCATTCAGGATGGCCAAAATTTTAGAGGAACATCCCAAG GTGAAGCACGTGTACTATCCAGGCTTGCCAAGTCATCCTGAACATCAGCTTGCCATGAGGCAGATGACTGGTTTTGGTGGTGTTGTCAGTTTTGAG ATTGATGGAGATCTAATAACCACCATAAAATTTGTTGATGCACTGAAAATCCCATATATTGCACCCTCATTTGGAGGCTGTGAGAGCATTGTGGATCAACCTGCTATCATGTCTTACTG GGATCTTCCTCAGTCAGAAAGGGCCAAGTATGGTATTAATGACAACTTGGTTCGCTTCAGCTTTGGAGTTGAAGATTTTGAGGATTTGAAGGCTGATGTTCTGCAAGCTTTGGAAGCCATATAA
- the LOC107635351 gene encoding cystathionine gamma-synthase 1, chloroplastic isoform X1, translated as MAAPTSHKLFSALNCRSNPDFSAPPPSFNRRLNSAAFYGPSALILRFPPNFHRQLSTKARRNCSNIGLAQIVAASWSNAPAADSSGAIHAAERLGRGIVTDAITTPVVNTSAYFFKKTADLIDFKEKRQFSFEYGRYGNPTTIVLEEKLSALEGAESTLIMASGMCASTVLLMALVPAGGHLVTTTDCYRKTRIFIETVLPKMGIKASVIDPADVAALESALEENNVSLFFTESPTNPFLRCVDIKLVSEICHKKGALVCIDGTFATPLNQKALSLGADLVLHSATKYIGGHNDVLGGYISGPDKLVSQVRTLHHVLGGTLNPNAAYLFIRGLKTLHLRVQQQNSTAFRMAKILEEHPKVKHVYYPGLPSHPEHQLAMRQMTGFGGVVSFEIDGDLITTIKFVDALKIPYIAPSFGGCESIVDQPAIMSYWDLPQSERAKYGINDNLVRFSFGVEDFEDLKADVLQALEAI; from the exons atggcAGCTCCAACTTCTCACAAGCTTTTTTCTGCCCTTAACTGCCGCTCCAATCCCGACTTCTCCGCACCTCCGCCTTCCTTCAACCGCCGCCTCAACTCTGCCGCATTTTACGGTCCCTCCGCCCTCATCCTCCGCTTCCCTCCAAACTTCCATCGCCAGCTCAGCACCAAGGCTCGCCGCAACTGCAGCAACATCGGCCTCGCTCAGATCGTCGCCGCATCTTGGTCAAATGCACCAGCTGCCGACTCATCCGGGGCGATTCATGCCG CTGAAAGATTAGGTAGGGGTATTGTAACTGATGCAATTACCACCCCTGTGGTGAACACTTCTGCTTACTTCTTTAAGAAAACCGCTGATCTCATTGATTTCAAG GAGAAACGCCAATTTAGTTTTGAATATGGGCGATATGGAAATCCGACAACAATAGTTTTAGAGGAGAAGTTAAG TGCACTGGAGGGGGCCGAATCAACTTTGATAATGGCGTCTGGGATGTGTGCAAGCACAGTTTTGTTGATGGCACTAGTTCCAGCTGGGGGACATCTTGTGACCACTACGGATTGTTACAGGAAGACTAGAATATTCATTGAGACTGTGCTTCCAAAGATGGGAATCAAG GCATCTGTTATAGATCCAGCAGATGTTGCAGCCTTGGAATCTGCATTGGAGGAGAACAAT GTGTCTCTATTCTTCACCGAGTCTCCTACCAATCCTTTCCTCAGATGTGTTGATATTAAGCTGGTTTCTGAGATTTGTCACAAAAAAGGGGCTTTGGTCTGCATTGATGGTACATTTGCAACACCTTTGAACCAGAAGGCCCTTTCCCTTGGTGCTGATCTTGTTTTGCACTCTGCAACAAAGTACATTGGGGGTCATAATGAT GTCCTTGGTGGTTACATTAGTGGTCCAGATAAGTTGGTTTCACAAGTTCGTACTTTGCATCATGTTTTGGGTGGTACTCTTAATCCG AATGCTGCATACCTATTCATTAGAGGCTTGAAAACCCTGCATCTTCGTGTACAGCAGCAGAATTCAACAGCATTCAGGATGGCCAAAATTTTAGAGGAACATCCCAAG GTGAAGCACGTGTACTATCCAGGCTTGCCAAGTCATCCTGAACATCAGCTTGCCATGAGGCAGATGACTGGTTTTGGTGGTGTTGTCAGTTTTGAG ATTGATGGAGATCTAATAACCACCATAAAATTTGTTGATGCACTGAAAATCCCATATATTGCACCCTCATTTGGAGGCTGTGAGAGCATTGTGGATCAACCTGCTATCATGTCTTACTG GGATCTTCCTCAGTCAGAAAGGGCCAAGTATGGTATTAATGACAACTTGGTTCGCTTCAGCTTTGGAGTTGAAGATTTTGAGGATTTGAAGGCTGATGTTCTGCAAGCTTTGGAAGCCATATAA
- the LOC107635352 gene encoding vesicle transport v-SNARE 13 has translation MSSVFEGYERQYCELSANLSKKCTVAASLDGEQKKQKVSEVKTGIDEAEALIRKMDLEARSLQPNVKAVVLAKLREYKSDLNNIKSEVKKIVAGNLNPSARDELLESSMVYVVTASADQRERLMASTERLNKSGDRIEESRRTMFETEDLGVSILQDLHAQRQSLLHANNTLHGVDDNVGKSKKILSNISRRMSRNKWIITTIVIVMVLVIASILYFKLSK, from the exons ATGAGTAGCGTGTTCGAAGGATATGAACGACAGTACTGCGAGCTTTCTGCTAATCTATCAAAGAAATGCACTGTAGCTGCTTCTCTTGATGGAG AGCAAAAGAAGCAAAAGGTTTCTGAAGTAAAGACTGGAATTGATGAGGCAGAAGCTTTG ATTCGAAAAATGGACCTTGAGGCAAGAAGTTTGCAGCCGAACGTTAAGGCCGTAGTTCTTGCTAAGTTGCGGGAGTATAAATCAGATCTGAACAATATTAAAAGCGAAGTTAAGAAAATTGTAGCGGGTAACTTGAATCCTTCTGCTAGGGATGAGTTGTTGGAATCAAGCATGGTATATGTTGTGACG GCATCAGCTGATCAAAGAGAAAGATTAATGGCATCAACTGAGAGGTTGAACAAGTCTGGTGACAGAATTGAGGAAAGTAGAAGAACAATGTTTGAGACAGAAGATCTTGGGGTTTCTATTCTTCAAGATTTGCATGCACAGCGACAGTCTCTACTGCATGCAAATAACACG CTTCATGGAGTAGATGATAATGTAGGCAAGAGCAAGAAAATTTTGTCCAACATATCAAGAAGGATGAGCAGGAACAAGTGGATTATTACCACCATTGTTATTGTCATGGTTCTTGTTATAGCCTCGATCCTGTACTTTAAACTTTCTAAGTAG